In Eremothecium gossypii ATCC 10895 chromosome IV, complete sequence, the genomic stretch GTGCAAGTTACCCGGGCTCGAAAATTTTCTGGTACAACGTCCCGGCATCTCCCTCTTCAACACCTCAGTTATCCAGAGCGGTTTTGGCGGAGTGGTTAACTGCGGGAGTACAGATTCTATTTAGGATGCTGAGTGTTATGGTGCCCCGTTGGACGCATGTTGCAACGGGAGTGTCGCCTGTGCGCCTTTGCAAACGGTTTTCGCATCAGTATGCACCACGGCTGAGCCAGCAGGACAAGAAGCACAAGGGTCGTGTCCCTGTGCGGACCGGAGGATCCATCAAGGGCAACACGCTAGAGTTTGCACGGTATGGAATGCGGCTGAAGACCGAGGGTGTGCGGCTAACAGCCCTGCAGCTCACTGAGGCAGACAACTCGATCATGCGGACGGTGCGGCAACTGACGAATGGCAAGCTGTGGCGGCGGCTGTGCACGAACGTGGCAGTGGGCGTGAAGGGTAACGAGACCAGAATGGGGAAAGGTAAGGGTGGCTTTGACCACTGGATGGCACGTGTGCCCACAGGGAAAATTATCTTCGAGATGGACGGCGACAACCTGCACGAGAAGGTCGCGCGCGAAGCGTTTCGGAAGGCAGGCACCAAGCTTCCAGGCACGTACGAGTTTGTAAAGCGGGATTCGCTGGTGCGCGTTGGCCTGCACAGCTTCAAGAACCCTGCTGATGATCCGAAGGTCAACTACTTCGAGAAGCTTGCGAAGGAGCCTACGAAAGAGTACCTGAACAAGTTGAGATCGAAAGAAAATATGTACAGGCTGTACCGCGGCCGTTGAGAGGACAGTAGTGCTGTTGCATACACTTTCACTCTATAGCAATTGACTTGTATATATGACCTGCCTTGTTCTGGCACTTAAACTTAGTAAACACTATTTGCAATGGCGAAGGCTGTCCCTCCTATACGTGGCAGTCGATGCTGCACATAACTTTAGCTAGGAACCCCTCAAGATGGTAGATGGCCTTGTTGCCCAGTGCCAAGCGCTCGTCAAATACACTGGCGAGATCGATGACCGCAAGTTTCACTGGGTCCGAAGAGACCATCTTCAAGAGGGCGAAAGCAAGCTCATGTAAAATGATGTCTGGCGGTATGCAGTGTGAGAGAAGATCATATAGGATGCCCCTGCACTCCACGAGACTGCCCACTGTACGTTCCTTTAGCACTTTGTTTGCGAGCCGGCAGACCACCAGCATCCAGTCAGGGGTAACGGTTGTCGACGTATCGGTCAACTTAAGGTTGTGTTGGATGCACATGGATTCAAGCGTAAGAAGAGCAAGTCGTAGATTCCCATCTGCAAACTCTGCGATCTCGTACAACTTATGCTCAGAGGCTGTAACCCCCTCCTGTGTGCATACGCGTTCCATGATGGCAACCATCTCCGCgggcgctggcgcaggtACTCGCACGAGCATGCAACGCGACTTGATCGGCGCAATTATGCTCGAAAGGGAATCACACAACATGATCACACGAATATTGCGGGAGTATTTCTCCATCGTTCGCCGCAACGCGGCCTGCGCATCGCGCGTGAGCGATTCGGCCTCGTTGATGATCACACTCTTGTACCTCCGCGCTAGCCCCTCCGATCCGCTCTGGAAATCCACCTGCTCCATCTGCGCAATCTCCTTCAACAACTCCTGAATCACGATCCGGTCATTGTGCCCCATGTCGCTCGGCGTGATCTCGATGTGGTATGGGCTGCTGACGACGTTGAGCTCGAGCTTCTTGTTAGATGGCGTAACAAATTGCCGCACATCAATCTTTAATTTGTATACACCTGCTCCAAAGATACTTGCAAGGAGCCCCATGCACCGTGTCTTCTTCCCACTTCCATTGGGCCCGTAAAGTAAAATATGCGGCAGGTCCTTCGCAGAACCTGCTAAAGCCTCGAGCTGCTTGGTAAGCGATGCCGTATGTGAAAGGCTGGTCAACGACTTCGGTCTATGCTTGTCAACCCAAAGTGACATATTCCTGTGTATCCTGAGATGGGCTTTTGTGTGTTGTAGGGAAGGTGAGCAATTCAGTCGCAATTAAATTCATTTTAGATTCGCGTTTTTAGCACAAAACGATATGCCCCTCAGTAAGGCCAGAATACAATACACGGTACTTCGCCTACTACTTTTGACAGAAGTAAAAGCTCTCACGAAGATCGCTCGAGGAGATGGCAGTATATAACCCGCAAGTAGCGTCTGATGCAGAAAGATTGTTGCAAGCACGTGCCTTTTTTATGTTCTGTTCGAGCAAGCTATAGAGGATGCCCTATAATTCAAAAGGTCCAGATATGTCAACGCGACATACTGGAAAATAGCACGTAGTGCGCTGGTTGGTAGTACTACAACAACAAGACGTCCGCACAGCGCGCAAAAACGGCAGCTGAACGTGCGAGAGGATGCCGTCGAAGCCAATGAACAATAGCATGCGGGGCCTACAACTTTTTATTGCAGACCTAAAGTCTGCACAGTTGCAGCAGACACAACAGAAGCGCATACAGTCGGAGCTCGTGAACATCAAGACGAATTTCGGAACGAGTGGGCTGAATGGATACCAGCGTAAGAAGTATATAGCGAAGCTGGTCTACATCTACATCACAACAAATACAGCCAAAGTAGGGGAGGTGCTGTTTGGGTTGGAGCAATGTTTGGTGCTGCTGAAATCAAGCGTGTACTCTGAAAAGGCGATTGGATACCAGGCTTTAGAGTTGCTCATGCATCATAAGGAGGCTCAGGAGAGCGTGCTTTTCCCGGTCATTGAGCAGGTGAAGCTTGACCTAACCAGCGCAGATACGGACACTGTCGCTTTGGCGCTCAACTTCCTTGGAATTGCGGGTGGTTGCAGTCGAACAGTCGGGAACCAGTTGTTTTATGATGTGTTCAAGATTTTGAAGTCGCCGCTTGCTCCATCTTTGTTGAGGTCCAAGGCTGCGTTGGCATTTCTAATGTTGGTTAGAAAGTCTCCGGAAGTGTTAACGGACCAGGATGACGCGACTTTGGCTGAATGGGTACGCTGCATATTTGCGCTTCTGGATGATGAGAAGAACTATGGTCTCATCCTTGCCGGGGTGCCGCTTATTGAGTATTTCGCACGTCATGTCGCATATGACCAATGCATAAAGCTGGTTCCGAAGCTGATTCAGATCCTTTACAGTTGCGTGGTGGTCGCCAAAGATAATCCGAACGAATTTCCAGAGGAATACCGGTTTGCAAAGATGCCCAATCCGTGGCTTGTAAGCAATATTTCCAAACTGTTGAATGTTCTGATCACACCAAGCGACTCTCACGGCAGATTCACTTCTTTGAACATTGATCAACAGAGCCTGGGCAGATTGCGTCTCTGTGTGACCAAGGTGATTGAATTTAACGGCATCCAAGGTACGCTCTCCAACGCTACCCAGCACGCGATTTTATTCACTCTCATCAACCTTGCCTGCAAGTTAGATCCAACTGCGGATGCTCTCAATAACTCGGTGGCCGTACTTACATCTTTGCTAGGATCAAAGGACACAAATATTCGTTACTTAACCCTGGATGCCCTCACCAAAATGTCTTTCAGTTCTGGTGGCCGTGTGAAGGACACTTTAAGGAAGGACTACTTGCCCCGCTTGCTACAAATTTTGCAGGAAGAGCGGGATGCGTCGATCGTATGCAAGGTTTTGGACCTGCTCTATGCCCTCGCTAGCGAGGAAAATGTTGAATACATCGTTGAGCAGCTTTTACATTTTCTCGCGAGTTCTACCAAGAGGCCATTATCGATTAGAAATGACCTTTGCGTCAAAGTTGCCGCACTTATTGAAAACTCTTCGAAGAGCCCTGAATGGGTGGCGCTGTCACTTTTGAAACTATTGTCGCTTACGCCGGTTGAGTCAAACAGCACCAAGGGTGACATGATATGCCAACGGGTGTGCTACCTGGTAGTGAACGAAGAGCGGCTGCGGAAGGTAACTTGTATGAACCTAGTTAACTATTTGTTGGCACCTGCCCCTTCTACCTGCATATTGAAAGCTAGTGCGTTCATATTTGGCGAGTATGCCAATCTTCTGTTGGAAAATATATCTATTGGCGACTTATTCAATGTATTTGCCGAAAAGTACTTCCAATCTGATAATACCACTAGAGCCATGATTCTAACCACCCTTATCAAACTTTATAGGTTCAATCCTGCGATTGGCAGCGCTGCAATCAAATTTTATCAATTGGAGCTCACGTCACTGGATTTGGAGCTACAGACGCGCGCATATCAGTATCTCAAAATCATCCAGTTGGACAAGTTAAAAAAGCATGACATGAAGCTACTCGATACTATTTTCAGCGAGATGCCTCCATTTCCCAGAAAGAAAGCTCTCTTTGCTCCCGATAACGCGACCGGGGAATTTTCGGAAGATAGCGAGCTTCCCTCGTTTACCGACAATATACCGAGCAGTAAGTCTAATTCCCGAGCGCCGACTCCAGCGCCGACACCGCCGCCATCCAGGAATATCAAGACAACTTATACTAGTGTTACTCTGTCTGATGGATGGGAATCTGGGTTCAAGCGTATGCTTTTGCACCAGCAGGGCGTGTTCTACAAAAACTCGCTGCTGAAGGTCCTATACCGCATTATCCAGAATCCTTCACAGCCCTCAATATCGATAGTTTCACTGACCACTGTGAACAATGCTGAGCTGCCGATCACTGGCTTTTACCCAGAGGTAATTCCGTTTCGAACCAGCGGCAACCCTTCATACATCACTAATGTCACAGAGATGAGCAACTTCACCATTGAGCCTGGTCAAAGAACAAACTTCTCATTCGAACTTCAAACAAGGTATAGCTTCCCAGTGATCGAAGCACCTATTGTCACTTTCAACTTCCGTTACGGAGGCCACAACAGAGACATAGGGCTTAAGCTGGGTTATGGTATCACCTCCACAATTAGCTCCAAGGACAATGTCTCCACAATGGCGCAGTTTATCCAGCGCTGGAAAACCATCAGCGACGCACTGGGTCATCACGGCGAGGCGCAGGACGTGCTAGATCCGGAATCATCGACCCAGCTAGAAGTGAACCTCCAGCGGATGGGGTTTGCCATAGTTGAGCAGGAGTCGGTGCCCCACACTGTTTTCGCGACAGGTATTGTTCATACTAAATCCTCCGGCAACTTCGGTTGCCTGCTAAAGCTTATGATCACCGACAGCGCGGTTAAGCTCACATGCAAAACCACCTCCGACGGCTCACTTGCCCAAGAACTAGTCGAATGCGTCGTCCAAGCGTTTCATAGCACTACTTAGTTCACCTTTTATTTAATAGCGTAGGATCTTCTATCCGAGACAATGCTCCCATTCTGTCCTAGCTATTTGCGTGCTGGGCGGGCGCCAAATATGTCCGTCCCGATGCGCACCTCAGAGGAGCCCTGCCGCATTGCCGCAGCAAAGTCGGCACTCATACCCATAGAAAGCTCCAGATTGAGCCCATACTTGCCGTCCAGTACTCGCTTCCACTTGGCCAGCGCAGCGAACTCCGGGTTTTCCCCGTCCGCCGCGTGAGAGGCGTCCCATGACCCAATTGTCATCAGTCCGCGCAAGCGCACGTGCTTTGCATCTTCGGACAGAAAGAACTCCACCAGCTCGCACAGCTCTGCCTCATCCGAGACACCCGCCTTCTGCGCTTCGCCAGATGTGTTCACCTCAATGCTACACAGGATCGCAGGCGCGTCCGGCTGGAACTTCGCAcgcgcctcctccagcttcCGCGCCTTCTTTAGCGAGTCGATGGTCTCCACCGCATGCAGGTTCACTACCTTCGCCAGGTCCTTGCACTTGTTACTCTGCAGCGCCCCGATAAAGTGCCACTGGATATCGCCCGGCAGCTCTGCTGCCTTCCCCACCAGCTCCTGCACGTAGTTCTCTCCAAAGTGCCGCAGCCCCATTTCCTCGTACAGTATCGCCACATCCGACGCAGGTTTCAGTTTAGAAACGGCAAGCAATAGAACCTCCGACCTTCTACGTCCGCATTCTTCCATGCTGCGCGAAACCCGCTCATCCACTACGCTGTACGCTGCACATAGCTCTTTCTTCCGACTACTATCCTGTGATGTCATCTTGCTGCTCCACCTCAATGCTGCAACCTTTCCACCTCGCCCAACGGCCCTGCCTAGCATGGTCTCCGTGCTGATCTACTCATTCGCAAGCGGATGGATGACGATGTGCACGTGAGACCCACGTACAAAGAGACGTGCGCTTAGATCCACCGGGCCGCGCCGCTACCATCAACAAGCACGTGCGGCACACGAAGAGGCGCAGTGTGAGGGATACAAAGGCAGTCGAGTACCCATGACCGCTGCGCGCCGTTAGGTTCATGCGCGTTGAAAGGTACTGGGCACAGTTTTCGAGTTATTGCTGACTTTGGGACGTGATCTTCGGCGGCGGGGGATGCCGCTGCGCAACACGCTAAGCGCATGCTGCGCGCACACACACAGGGCTGCAGCTGGGGGAGAACTGCGCGGGTAACGCATGTCCGCCGGCAGATCGATACTTTGGCGCGGGATTGGTTGCCACTGCCGGCGGGAGCATCAATGTAGGGGAAGCGGGCAAGGCAGCCATGACCGCACAGTTACCCGGCACACATTTACACGTGTGTTTCACGTGATACAATTGCTACCCCTATTTGTTTGCTTTTGGGCGCCCATCAGGACACTCCATCGTGCGGTTTAGGCCAGCGCTGCTTATTGGGGGGCAAGCGCGGATAGAGAAGCAACTGAACGTCGAATTGCAATTCATAAGTGCGCAATAAGTACGAGACATATATCAGCGTTTGATTTCTGACACAGACTAGAGGATTCTCATACCGCGCTTGGATAATTGCTGGTTTACTGATTAGGTGTAGGCTGTGAGAGGATGTCAGAACTAGCTGAGTTAGATCCTAACTTTGTGATCAATGCCCCAGCCGAGCGACGGGCGCTGGAGAAGCTGATGGAGCGGCTGGACAAGCTTGGGGTGGCGTCCCGGGTTCGGCCGGGGAccagcagcaacagcgTGTACGTGTTTGTGCGGGACAGCAGCGGGCAGTTGGTACCGGAGCTGAAGGGGATGGCGGTGGAAGAGATCATTCCATTGTATGGAGGGGAGCAGCGGAAACGGCTCGAGCACCTTGCGAAGGAGATGATGTATCGGCGCTTATTTCCGTCCACCGGGGACTTGACGGAGCTCGCTACACTGACGCGGAACCCGGAGATGGCTCTTTACTTTGCGTTCCAAAAAACGTACACCCTGTGGCTTTTGCCTCTGGCTGCGGTCGGGGCTGCGTTCCGGTTCTTCGCGAAGGCGACGCCATGGGAGTTCAATATGTTTTACGCAATTGCACTGCTGGTATGGGGTATGGCCTTCGCCACGTTTTGGAACCACAGTACGGAGCGTTGGTACTCAGAAAAGCTAGGGTTCAAAAACATTGTTCCTCTGAGTGAACCGAAGTCGGTTGTCATGAAGAAGTTATGTTTCACCCCAATTGCCATTACCTTCATGGTGTGTATGGTTTGCTTTCAATTTGTCTGCTTTATGCTGGAGATCTACATCACTCAGATATACAATGGTCCGCTCGGATTTTTGCTGGCCTTGATACCCACTGTCTTATTGTCGGCCTACGTTCCGGTTCTGACGGCCGTCTACAACGTTTTTGTCAACAAATTGGTTAAATGGGAGAACGCTGCGAACCCTGAGCGTTCGAGAGTAGAAAAGAACTATGCCCTTTCGTTTTTGACGAGCTACGTTCCACTGTTGATAACGTTGTTTGTATACTTGCCCATGGGACACATGCTGAATCCGCAGATGAATCTAATTGCCAAATACTCACAACGTTACGGCATTCCAGTAATTGGTAGACATTTTATGATCAACACGGAACGTTACAGGACACAGTTTTTCTACTTCACCGTTACAAACCAACTCGTGGCTATGGCTGTCGACAATATTCTGCCAATTGTAATGGGAGTAATCCTTCCGCGCATCAAGGGACATACAAAGTCGGATTCCGAGCTTAACAGAGCGCGTGCTCTGACGGCAGAGCAGTATCCTAAAGATATCGAATTGGTGGAGCATGTCAGGACATGCATGCTTGGGCCATGGGGTCCCTTCAAGCTCCATGACAACGTTTCGAAGTTGGTGATCCAGTTTGGCTATGTCGTGATGTTTTCGACCATATGGCCATTGGCTCCTCTAATATGTGTTATATTTAACATTGTCATTTCCAAGTTTGATATATGGCGCGCTTTAAAGAAACACACACCTTCTTCGAACCCGAACACTTACAAGTCCAAAAACCTTGGTCTTGCATTAACCTCCCTTTCTCCTTGGAACCCCATCCTTGAATTTACAGTGTGGGTCGCTTCTGTTGTATCTCCAGCCTTAATTATAATGTACAGACACTCCAATCTTCCAGGATTTGCAAGACCGCTTGAGAAACATAGTACCTGGTTCATCCATTCGCCTATTCGCTATGACTGGAAGTTAATTTTCATTTATGTTGCGGTAGCAGAGCACCTGGGATTGTTGCTACATTTTGTCTTATCGAAGATAGCTGGTGCCCCTGCTTCCAATGATTCTGATGTTAGCCCCAGTTTGCTAAAGCGAGAGCTAGCTACGGCGAACAAACATTTTGACAATTCAGCAGCTATCCCCGAGGCAGAAGATATTACTCAAAGAATCAAATCTAACTATACGACCAAGAGAGAAATATCTCAAGAATATGCTACAAGGGCCTCTGGAGTTGATGATACGAGGACTTCTGTCCGCAATTTTGAAGAAGAACAAGCCCCACGCATTGTGACTACCACTGAACATAATATTTCTCACAGAAAACAGGCGATGCCGGCTGCCATAGCTCAAGTTGCGCCAAAAACAGCTGCTCCAGTACATGAGCGGTCCACATTTGACAGAAAGCCATCCTGTAGCAGCTTAGGCTCATCGGGTTCGTTGTATTCATCCGTTGCTGGCGCTACCCTTCCTCATAAGATTCCTACATCCAAGAATTACGATGAAAGGCAAGGGTATCCGACTCCTACTCAGTCTAATAGTATGACCTCCACCAAGATATCCATAGGTAATGGCGATCACAGTCACAGTGCTCATTCCAGAAATGGTGGTGCTATACCGGGTTCTGCATATACGCAACAACCAACTATAGTAACGAATGGAAGTGGTGAACACTATGAAGGTAACGGTATTTCTACACGCGTCCCTCAGACAGTTATTGTTAGTGAAACACAAAATGGTAATGGGAATGGAGGTAGCCGTCATTATCCAGCCCAGGAAATAGTTATTGATCGCATTATCGTTGCAGCTCCAGAGGACCTTGAAGCCAGTAACGTAGTGGTTGCACCACCTAATGACACGCAGTTTGTCAACGACAAGGCGTTGGAACTCCCCGTATTGAAGGCACCGCCCCCACCTGAGGAAGATGACTACATCATTGCCCCTCACTTAAAAACACCTCCAGGCGATATGAGAAGTGCTTCACTTCCGTCTAGTAAGCAATCAGTCGTTCAAAGGAGAAAATCAAGTTCGAGAAAAACGCTCTCAATACTAATGAGAGCTACGACCGGGAAAGATGGTTCTTCTTCTGAGCATAAACACAAACACAAAGTGAAAAATACCTTGAATTTGCTGAAAAAGAGATTTGATTGAATTTCTACTATATGAACCTGGTTACAAATAGTAGCAGGGCTAGCAACTCCCGTCTAATTAAGCTACCACTGCTTTACTACTATTTTTAACTCACCATGCAATCCGAGCTTGTGTATCATGTACTGATCACAAATGATTTCTTGAACTTCATACCTGAATGACGAAGTCGGTAGTCGATATTCCGTTCTTTACGCAGGTTATATTATACAGTATTATTGTAAATGACTACAATCAATATAATATAGGTTATCCTTAGTCTGTATTAAATGCTAGTTGCATTCTTAAGCACTCAGGATGTCTATTCTTGTCCGTTTCCAGGCATTATGAAGGTATACATTTTCTTGACCTTCCACCAGCGTTAATATCCCATCTTCCAAATCCGGAGCACTAATGGATAATTGCGCGTAGGTTCCTCGAGATCCTCTTGCCCTGACAAAAGCCCCCGGGTTAATCACCATTACATTTTTCACTACCCTCGCAAAATGTTTTAATTCAGATGGGATTATCACGATGTCAGGAATAAATCCGCCTATGAATTCCGTTAATCCCAAATATGGCACCTCTAAGTCTGCACCAGAAACATGCTCTTTAGAGTCATCAATAGTCCGTGTCTTGGCTCCTCCTGGAAATGCAGGATAAAAGCGACGCTGTTCCAGAATATGTTCACTGACTCTGTCAATCCTATTCTTGGACAAATTTATGGGGCCGTTGGGTACCTCTTTCATATCTTTAAAGATATCGTTATTTGAGCAACCGAAGAAAAGCTCGTTGACTCTGAAAGTTGCTGGGTTAGCATAGCATTTAAAGTTTTTAGGTAATTGTAACTCTTTTCGCGAAAACGAGTCCTGTGGA encodes the following:
- the MRPL16 gene encoding mitochondrial 54S ribosomal protein uL16m (Syntenic homolog of Saccharomyces cerevisiae YBL038W (MRPL16)) — protein: MLSVMVPRWTHVATGVSPVRLCKRFSHQYAPRLSQQDKKHKGRVPVRTGGSIKGNTLEFARYGMRLKTEGVRLTALQLTEADNSIMRTVRQLTNGKLWRRLCTNVAVGVKGNETRMGKGKGGFDHWMARVPTGKIIFEMDGDNLHEKVAREAFRKAGTKLPGTYEFVKRDSLVRVGLHSFKNPADDPKVNYFEKLAKEPTKEYLNKLRSKENMYRLYRGR
- the RFC5 gene encoding replication factor C subunit 5 (Syntenic homolog of Saccharomyces cerevisiae YBR087W (RFC5)) encodes the protein MSLWVDKHRPKSLTSLSHTASLTKQLEALAGSAKDLPHILLYGPNGSGKKTRCMGLLASIFGAGVYKLKIDVRQFVTPSNKKLELNVVSSPYHIEITPSDMGHNDRIVIQELLKEIAQMEQVDFQSGSEGLARRYKSVIINEAESLTRDAQAALRRTMEKYSRNIRVIMLCDSLSSIIAPIKSRCMLVRVPAPAPAEMVAIMERVCTQEGVTASEHKLYEIAEFADGNLRLALLTLESMCIQHNLKLTDTSTTVTPDWMLVVCRLANKVLKERTVGSLVECRGILYDLLSHCIPPDIILHELAFALLKMVSSDPVKLAVIDLASVFDERLALGNKAIYHLEGFLAKVMCSIDCHV
- the APL3 gene encoding Apl3p (Syntenic homolog of Saccharomyces cerevisiae YBL037W (APL3)) codes for the protein MPSKPMNNSMRGLQLFIADLKSAQLQQTQQKRIQSELVNIKTNFGTSGLNGYQRKKYIAKLVYIYITTNTAKVGEVLFGLEQCLVLLKSSVYSEKAIGYQALELLMHHKEAQESVLFPVIEQVKLDLTSADTDTVALALNFLGIAGGCSRTVGNQLFYDVFKILKSPLAPSLLRSKAALAFLMLVRKSPEVLTDQDDATLAEWVRCIFALLDDEKNYGLILAGVPLIEYFARHVAYDQCIKLVPKLIQILYSCVVVAKDNPNEFPEEYRFAKMPNPWLVSNISKLLNVLITPSDSHGRFTSLNIDQQSLGRLRLCVTKVIEFNGIQGTLSNATQHAILFTLINLACKLDPTADALNNSVAVLTSLLGSKDTNIRYLTLDALTKMSFSSGGRVKDTLRKDYLPRLLQILQEERDASIVCKVLDLLYALASEENVEYIVEQLLHFLASSTKRPLSIRNDLCVKVAALIENSSKSPEWVALSLLKLLSLTPVESNSTKGDMICQRVCYLVVNEERLRKVTCMNLVNYLLAPAPSTCILKASAFIFGEYANLLLENISIGDLFNVFAEKYFQSDNTTRAMILTTLIKLYRFNPAIGSAAIKFYQLELTSLDLELQTRAYQYLKIIQLDKLKKHDMKLLDTIFSEMPPFPRKKALFAPDNATGEFSEDSELPSFTDNIPSSKSNSRAPTPAPTPPPSRNIKTTYTSVTLSDGWESGFKRMLLHQQGVFYKNSLLKVLYRIIQNPSQPSISIVSLTTVNNAELPITGFYPEVIPFRTSGNPSYITNVTEMSNFTIEPGQRTNFSFELQTRYSFPVIEAPIVTFNFRYGGHNRDIGLKLGYGITSTISSKDNVSTMAQFIQRWKTISDALGHHGEAQDVLDPESSTQLEVNLQRMGFAIVEQESVPHTVFATGIVHTKSSGNFGCLLKLMITDSAVKLTCKTTSDGSLAQELVECVVQAFHSTT
- a CDS encoding pyridoxal phosphate homeostasis protein (Syntenic homolog of Saccharomyces cerevisiae YBL036C) → MLGRAVGRGGKVAALRWSSKMTSQDSSRKKELCAAYSVVDERVSRSMEECGRRRSEVLLLAVSKLKPASDVAILYEEMGLRHFGENYVQELVGKAAELPGDIQWHFIGALQSNKCKDLAKVVNLHAVETIDSLKKARKLEEARAKFQPDAPAILCSIEVNTSGEAQKAGVSDEAELCELVEFFLSEDAKHVRLRGLMTIGSWDASHAADGENPEFAALAKWKRVLDGKYGLNLELSMGMSADFAAAMRQGSSEVRIGTDIFGARPARK
- the IST2 gene encoding Ist2p (Syntenic homolog of Saccharomyces cerevisiae YBR086C (IST2)), which codes for MSELAELDPNFVINAPAERRALEKLMERLDKLGVASRVRPGTSSNSVYVFVRDSSGQLVPELKGMAVEEIIPLYGGEQRKRLEHLAKEMMYRRLFPSTGDLTELATLTRNPEMALYFAFQKTYTLWLLPLAAVGAAFRFFAKATPWEFNMFYAIALLVWGMAFATFWNHSTERWYSEKLGFKNIVPLSEPKSVVMKKLCFTPIAITFMVCMVCFQFVCFMLEIYITQIYNGPLGFLLALIPTVLLSAYVPVLTAVYNVFVNKLVKWENAANPERSRVEKNYALSFLTSYVPLLITLFVYLPMGHMLNPQMNLIAKYSQRYGIPVIGRHFMINTERYRTQFFYFTVTNQLVAMAVDNILPIVMGVILPRIKGHTKSDSELNRARALTAEQYPKDIELVEHVRTCMLGPWGPFKLHDNVSKLVIQFGYVVMFSTIWPLAPLICVIFNIVISKFDIWRALKKHTPSSNPNTYKSKNLGLALTSLSPWNPILEFTVWVASVVSPALIIMYRHSNLPGFARPLEKHSTWFIHSPIRYDWKLIFIYVAVAEHLGLLLHFVLSKIAGAPASNDSDVSPSLLKRELATANKHFDNSAAIPEAEDITQRIKSNYTTKREISQEYATRASGVDDTRTSVRNFEEEQAPRIVTTTEHNISHRKQAMPAAIAQVAPKTAAPVHERSTFDRKPSCSSLGSSGSLYSSVAGATLPHKIPTSKNYDERQGYPTPTQSNSMTSTKISIGNGDHSHSAHSRNGGAIPGSAYTQQPTIVTNGSGEHYEGNGISTRVPQTVIVSETQNGNGNGGSRHYPAQEIVIDRIIVAAPEDLEASNVVVAPPNDTQFVNDKALELPVLKAPPPPEEDDYIIAPHLKTPPGDMRSASLPSSKQSVVQRRKSSSRKTLSILMRATTGKDGSSSEHKHKHKVKNTLNLLKKRFD